Within the Beduinella massiliensis genome, the region AGGCCAACATCCCCTCGCGCATTGCCTTTGCGGTTTCCTCACAGGTGGACAGCCGCACGATTCTGGACAGTGCGGGCGCGGAGAAGCTGCTCGGCAAGGGCGACATGCTCTTCGCGCCGCAGGGCACCAACAAGCCGCTGCGCGTGCAGGGCTGCTTCGTGTCGGACGAGGAGGTTTCGCGCGTCGTCGGCTACGTGAAGCAACGCTTCGCGGCAGAGTACAACGAGGATGTAATCGAGCACCTGAACAACACGGATTCCGAGCCGGAGGGCGAGGAAAAGAAGGATGGGGAAGAGGTCGTAGACGAGCTGCTGGAGCAGGCGATCGAGCTGGCGGTGGACGCCGGGCAGGCTTCGATCAGCATGCTGCAGCGGAGGCTCCGCGTGGGGTATGCGCGCGCCGGCCGCCTCATCGACGAGATGGCCCGGCGGGGTATCGTCGCCCAGGCGGAGGGGGCAAAGCCCCGCGCCGTGCTGATGACGCGTGAGGAATTTCGCAAGCTCAAGGAATGATTTGGGTTCCCATGGCAAACAATGCTTTTAAATACATAGGAGGGACTTTCCCATGGCTGAATGGCTAAGCGGATGGAAGCGCACCTGCATGTGCGGCGACGTTTCCACGGACAGGATCGGACAGGACGTTACCCTGATGGGCTGGGTGCAGCGCTCACGCAACCTCGGCAGCCTGATTTTCACGGATCTGCGCGACCGCGCGGGCATCGTGCAGGTGGTCTTTGACGGCGAGGACGACGACGAGCGCACTTTTGCCATCGGTAAGTCGCTTTCGCGCGAATACGTTTTGGCCGTTCGCGGCACGGTGCGCGCACGCGGCGAAGGCGCCATCAACGATAAAATGAAAACCGGTCAGGTAGAGGTGCTCGTGCGAGAGGCCAAGCTGCTCAACAAGTCCGAGACGCCGCCGATTTACATCGAAGACGATGCTGGGGAAGCGGAAAACGTCCGCCTGAAGTATCGTTATCTCGACCTGCGCCGTCCGGTGCTGCAAAACACGCTGGCCCTGCGCAGCAAGGTGCTTTCTGTCATTCGCCGCCACATGGAGGGCGAGGGCTTTCTGGAGGTCGAAACGCCCATCCTCACCAAGTCCACGCCGGAGGGCGCGCGCGATTACCTGGTGCCCAGCCGCGTGCACCCGGGCGAGTTTTACGCGCTGCCGCAGTCTCCGCAGATTTACAAGCAGCTGCTGATGCTCGCAGGGTACGACCGTTATTTTCAGGTTGCGCGCTGCTTCCGCGACGAGGACCTTCGGGCCGACCGTCAGCCGGAGTTCACACAACTTGACCTTGAAATGTCCTTCGTAGAGCCGGAAGACATTCAGAACGTCGTCGAGGGCGCGTTCGCGGACGTGTTCCGCGAGGTCAAGGACATGGACATTACCCTGCCGCTTCCGCGCGTTACCTGGCGCGATGCGATGGACATGTACGGCTCCGACAAGCCGGACACGCGCTTTGAGATGAAGATACGGTGCGTGGATGAGCTGGTGAAGGATTGCGGCTTCAAGGTGTTCGAGGACGCCGTGGCCGAGGGACGCACCGTGCGCGCGATCCGCGCCGAGGGCGCGGCGAAGCTCTCGCGCAAGGAAATCGACGCCCTGGGCGAATTCGTGAAGACCTATCACGTGAAGGGACTGGCCTGGGCGACCGTTTCCCTAGACGGCGCGGTGCGCAGCTCCTTCGCCAAGTTCATGAAGCCGGAGGCCTTGCAGACTTTGATCGAGGCCATGGGGGTAAAGCCGGGCGACGCGCTGTTCCTGATCGCGGACAAGAAGTACGTCGCGCTTACGGCCATGGGCCAGCTGCGCCTGCGTCTGGGACATGAACTGGGCCTCATCGACAAGAGTCGCTATGACCTGCTGTGGATCACGGAGTTTCCGCTGCTCGAGTGGAGCGACGAGGAAAATCGCTTCGTGGCCCAGCATCATCCCTTTACATGCCCCATGGACGAGGACTTTGAGCTCATGGAAAGCGACCCGGGCGCGGTTCGCGCGAAGGCCTACGACCTGGTGCTCAACGGAATCGAAATGGGTTCGGGCTCGATCCGCATACATGCCAGCGACCTGCAGGAGCGCATGTTCCGTCTGCTCGGCTTCACGCACGAGCAAGCGTGGGAGCGTTTCGGCTTCCTGCTCGAGGCGTTTAAGTACGGCACCCCGCCGCATGGCGGCTTCGCGTTCGGCGTGGATCGCCTCATCATGCAGATTACGGGACGCGAGAGCCTGCGCGACGTCATCGCGTTCCCGAAGGTGCAGAACGCTTCCTGCCTCATGATGCAGACCCCCTCGAACGTCGCGCAGGATCAACTCGACATGCTGCATATCAAGACCTGTGAGGAAGAAGAGACGGAGGAATAAACCTTGCGCAAGACGGGAACTGTGGTGAACGTAAACGCCGACGATACGATCGAGGTGCTCTTTGAGCGACCGGAGGCATGCGCCAAGTGCGGCGCGTGCAGCGAAGGGAAAACCCAATGCACGAGCCTTACGATTAAGGCGCGTGCTGGCCTCGGCGACGAGGTCGTGGTGGAGATTCCCGAGGGACGCGTGGCGCAGGCGTCCATGCTGGCCTATATCGTGCCGCTCGCGCTGTTCATCGCGGGTCTGCTCGTGGCGGGCCCCATCAGAACCGCGCTGAACCTATCGATTCAGGCGGATCTGTTCACCGTTTTGTGCGGCCTGCTCGGGATCGGCGCGGCCCTGCTCGTATTGCGCGCGCTCGAGCCGCATATGAAAAAGAAGGGCATGTGGCAGCCGCGCATTGTTTCGATCCGGCAGAAAAATGCTTGACGGCGCGTCCGGGATAAAACGAACGCAGACCGAAAAGGAGGAAAAATATGAACGCATTTGTTAAGGAATTTACGGAACAGAACTTTGAGACGGAGGCAATGGCCTCCGACCTGCCCGTGCTGGTGGACTTTTGGGCGCCCTGGTGCGGACCGTGCCGCATGGTCGCTCCGCACGTGGACGCCGTCGCTGAGCAGGCGCAGGGCAAAGCGATCGTCGGCAAGGTCAACGTGGACGAGAGCAGCGCGCTCGCGCAGCGCTTCGGCGTGATGAGCATTCCCACGCTTGTCGTGCTCAAGGGTGGACAGATGGTAGAGCGGGTCGTCGGCGCGCGCGGCCAGGCGGACATCCTCGCGCTGCTCACGCCGTACATGGACTGAAAAAATCTGTAAACATTTACAAATCCAGGCATGCGCTTTGTCAAAAAAGCACATGCCTGGATTTGTATTTTCTTTTGTACAGAAAGCGAAATGTGTGCTATAATAACCATGACATACTATGGCAGGGTGGACGGATACCTGCATAAAACCATACAAAAAGCACATGCCGGCATTGAAAGACATGCGGATTGTGCTTTAAGTAAATGTATACACATTCTAGTCGTGAGAGGAACAGGACGACTTGAAAGGAGGAAAACGTGGCAGAATTTCCATCTAAACTTCGTATCATACCGCTGGGCGGCGTGGACGAGATCGGCAAGAACATCACGGTTTTTGAGTATGGAGACGACATCATCGTGGTGGACTGCGGATCGATTTTCCCCAAGGAGGATATGCTGGGCATCGACCTGGTCATCCCGGACGTGACGTATCTGGTGCGAAACAGAGATCGCGTCCGCGGCTTGCTGCTCACGCATGGCCATGAGGATCACATCGGCGCCATCCCGTACGTGATGCGTCAGATTCCCATGCCCATTTACGGCACACGCCTGACGCTTGCGTTGGTCGAAAACAAGCTGCGCGAGCACAGGATCAGCGGAATCCCCATGCAGGTCATCCAGCCGAAGGATACCGTGCAGCTGGGGAGCTTTACCGTTCAGTTTATCAAAGTCAGCCATTCAATCGCCGGTGCGGTCGCGATGGCGATTACGACGCCCGCGGGCACGGTAATCGTAACGGGCGACTTCAAGGTTGACTACACGCCCATTGACGGCGTGGTAACCGATCTCAATACGTTCGCCGCCTGGGGCAGCCGGGGCGTGCTGGCGATGCTGTGCGAATCCACAAACGTCGAACGTCCGGGCTATACGATGTCCGAGCGCAAGATCGGCGAGACGTTTAACTCGTATTTTCGCGACGCCGCGGGACGCATCATCATCGCCATGTTCGCCTCCAACATCCACCGCATCCAGCAAGTGGTAGATCTCTGCGTACAATATCACCGCCGGATCTGTTTTATCGGCCGCAGCATGGTGAATAATATGAAGGTCGCCATGACGCTGGGCGAGCTGAAAATTCCGGTCGGCTGTTACATCGAGGCGGACGATCTGGACGACTTTCCGGACAACGAAATCGTGGTGCTCACCACGGGCAGTCAGGGAGAGCCCATGTCGGGGCTTACGCGCATGGCTTACAGCGAACACCGCAAATTGCAGATTCGCTCGACCGACCTGGTCATCCTTTCCGCCTCGCCGATTCCCGGCAACGAGGTGCTCGTCTCGCGCGTCATCAACCAACTATACCGCTGTGGGGCGCAGGTGGTCTACAAGGCGATCGCGGACGTGCATGTGTCAGGGCACGCCTGCCAGGAGGAGCTCAAGCTGATTCACACGCTCGTGCATCCCAAGGTTTTCATCCCGGTGCACGGCGAGTTCAGGATGCTCTGCCAGCACGCAAAGCTGGCCAAGTCCATGGGCATGGATCCTGACAACATCATCATTCCGGAACTGGGGCAGATCATCGAGCTGGGCGGCAACGGCGTGCACATCGCAGGCGCGGTGCCG harbors:
- a CDS encoding RNase J family beta-CASP ribonuclease, with protein sequence MAEFPSKLRIIPLGGVDEIGKNITVFEYGDDIIVVDCGSIFPKEDMLGIDLVIPDVTYLVRNRDRVRGLLLTHGHEDHIGAIPYVMRQIPMPIYGTRLTLALVENKLREHRISGIPMQVIQPKDTVQLGSFTVQFIKVSHSIAGAVAMAITTPAGTVIVTGDFKVDYTPIDGVVTDLNTFAAWGSRGVLAMLCESTNVERPGYTMSERKIGETFNSYFRDAAGRIIIAMFASNIHRIQQVVDLCVQYHRRICFIGRSMVNNMKVAMTLGELKIPVGCYIEADDLDDFPDNEIVVLTTGSQGEPMSGLTRMAYSEHRKLQIRSTDLVILSASPIPGNEVLVSRVINQLYRCGAQVVYKAIADVHVSGHACQEELKLIHTLVHPKVFIPVHGEFRMLCQHAKLAKSMGMDPDNIIIPELGQIIELGGNGVHIAGAVPTGAIMVDGLGIGDVGNVVLRDRKHLAQDGLIIVVIGVSRETGLISSGPEIISRGFVYVRENEELIEGVKQVVQNVLSQYSTIETSDWTPIKNRIKDDLHRYLFECIKRNPMILPIIMET
- the aspS gene encoding aspartate--tRNA ligase, which codes for MAEWLSGWKRTCMCGDVSTDRIGQDVTLMGWVQRSRNLGSLIFTDLRDRAGIVQVVFDGEDDDERTFAIGKSLSREYVLAVRGTVRARGEGAINDKMKTGQVEVLVREAKLLNKSETPPIYIEDDAGEAENVRLKYRYLDLRRPVLQNTLALRSKVLSVIRRHMEGEGFLEVETPILTKSTPEGARDYLVPSRVHPGEFYALPQSPQIYKQLLMLAGYDRYFQVARCFRDEDLRADRQPEFTQLDLEMSFVEPEDIQNVVEGAFADVFREVKDMDITLPLPRVTWRDAMDMYGSDKPDTRFEMKIRCVDELVKDCGFKVFEDAVAEGRTVRAIRAEGAAKLSRKEIDALGEFVKTYHVKGLAWATVSLDGAVRSSFAKFMKPEALQTLIEAMGVKPGDALFLIADKKYVALTAMGQLRLRLGHELGLIDKSRYDLLWITEFPLLEWSDEENRFVAQHHPFTCPMDEDFELMESDPGAVRAKAYDLVLNGIEMGSGSIRIHASDLQERMFRLLGFTHEQAWERFGFLLEAFKYGTPPHGGFAFGVDRLIMQITGRESLRDVIAFPKVQNASCLMMQTPSNVAQDQLDMLHIKTCEEEETEE
- the trxA gene encoding thioredoxin, producing the protein MNAFVKEFTEQNFETEAMASDLPVLVDFWAPWCGPCRMVAPHVDAVAEQAQGKAIVGKVNVDESSALAQRFGVMSIPTLVVLKGGQMVERVVGARGQADILALLTPYMD
- a CDS encoding SoxR reducing system RseC family protein — encoded protein: MRKTGTVVNVNADDTIEVLFERPEACAKCGACSEGKTQCTSLTIKARAGLGDEVVVEIPEGRVAQASMLAYIVPLALFIAGLLVAGPIRTALNLSIQADLFTVLCGLLGIGAALLVLRALEPHMKKKGMWQPRIVSIRQKNA